A section of the Ruania halotolerans genome encodes:
- a CDS encoding aldo/keto reductase, producing the protein MSYRQLGASGLTVSAVGLGCNTLGATVAAEHVPGLVGAALDAGVTLFDTADVYSKGRSEELLGEALAGHRDEVVIATKFGMDTGGLNGPDWGVRGSRRYIRKAVEGSLRRLRTDYIDLYQMHTPDPHTPIEETLAAMHELVVEGKVRYLGSSNFAGWQVVDADWTARADGGTPMVSAQNEYNLLNRGVERELVPALNHLGAGLLPYYPIASGLLTGKYRRGEGAPAGTRLARRPERIAAADFDRIEALEAFAADRGMSMLQVAIGWLAAQPAVASVIAGASRPEQVQANVAAVYWEPTPVDLDELDEIAPA; encoded by the coding sequence ATGTCGTATCGCCAGCTCGGCGCCTCGGGCCTGACGGTTTCCGCCGTCGGACTTGGATGTAACACCTTAGGGGCAACCGTAGCGGCAGAGCACGTTCCTGGCCTCGTGGGCGCCGCATTGGACGCCGGAGTGACCCTCTTCGACACTGCCGATGTCTACTCCAAGGGCCGCAGTGAAGAGCTGCTCGGCGAGGCCCTGGCCGGTCATCGGGACGAGGTAGTGATCGCCACCAAGTTCGGAATGGACACCGGGGGTCTGAACGGTCCGGACTGGGGCGTGCGCGGTTCGCGCCGGTACATCCGCAAGGCCGTGGAGGGCTCGTTGCGCCGTCTGCGTACCGACTACATCGACCTTTATCAGATGCACACTCCCGATCCGCACACGCCGATCGAGGAGACCCTCGCTGCCATGCACGAACTGGTGGTCGAGGGCAAGGTGCGGTACCTCGGCTCGTCGAACTTCGCGGGCTGGCAGGTGGTGGACGCCGACTGGACGGCACGTGCCGATGGGGGCACCCCGATGGTTTCGGCACAGAATGAGTACAACCTGCTCAATCGCGGTGTCGAACGCGAGTTGGTGCCCGCCCTCAATCACCTAGGGGCGGGGCTCTTGCCCTATTACCCGATCGCCTCGGGCCTGTTGACCGGGAAGTACCGTCGCGGGGAAGGCGCACCGGCGGGGACTCGGCTGGCACGGCGTCCAGAGCGAATCGCGGCGGCGGACTTCGATCGAATCGAAGCCTTGGAGGCGTTCGCCGCTGACCGCGGGATGAGCATGCTTCAGGTGGCCATCGGCTGGCTCGCAGCGCAGCCCGCGGTGGCCTCAGTGATCGCCGGAGCGTCCCGGCCGGAACAGGTGCAGGCGAATGTGGCTGCCGTGTACTGGGAACCCACCCCGGTCGATCTCGATGAACTGGACGAGATAGCGCCGGCTTGA
- a CDS encoding putative protein N(5)-glutamine methyltransferase: MARLRAAGCVFAEAEAALLNNAAAAGPEREVLVRRRLDGEPLETVLGWVEFDGLRLYTAPGVFVPRTRTTHLVEVAAEVAPHGAQVADVCCGIGAIAAALHVRRPDLMIRAADLDPRATACAADNLDSIPVYTGDLLEALPPRDRGRLDLVVANTPYVPTAGLATMPREAREYEPVIALDGGTDGLSIQRRLAGQADHWLSSDGLLLTEIAEEQRQAAQRAFRETGWTVELRPSPRGENLVVMARRRH; the protein is encoded by the coding sequence GTGGCCCGGCTCCGGGCCGCAGGATGCGTGTTCGCCGAAGCCGAGGCGGCGCTCCTGAACAACGCCGCAGCAGCGGGGCCGGAGCGCGAGGTCCTGGTCCGCCGTCGTCTGGACGGCGAACCGCTCGAGACAGTTCTGGGGTGGGTTGAGTTCGATGGTCTGCGGCTATACACCGCACCTGGCGTTTTCGTGCCGCGGACCCGCACCACCCATCTGGTCGAGGTTGCCGCCGAGGTGGCGCCACATGGTGCCCAGGTGGCAGATGTGTGCTGCGGGATCGGAGCCATCGCAGCTGCGCTTCATGTGCGGCGGCCTGATCTGATGATCCGAGCCGCGGACCTCGACCCGAGGGCCACTGCGTGTGCCGCGGACAACCTCGACTCCATCCCGGTCTACACCGGTGATCTGCTGGAGGCGCTGCCTCCGCGCGATCGTGGCCGACTCGATCTGGTGGTTGCCAATACGCCCTATGTTCCGACTGCCGGTCTCGCCACCATGCCGCGTGAGGCACGGGAGTACGAGCCTGTGATCGCGCTCGATGGCGGGACAGACGGCCTGAGCATCCAAAGGCGCCTCGCGGGACAGGCCGATCACTGGCTCTCCTCGGACGGCCTGCTACTCACCGAGATCGCTGAGGAGCAGCGACAGGCGGCGCAACGGGCGTTTCGTGAGACGGGATGGACGGTAGAACTCCGTCCCTCGCCGCGAGGGGAGAACCTGGTCGTCATGGCCAGGCGACGCCATTGA
- a CDS encoding VOC family protein: MSQNVHFLTLATPDLDAARRFYVDGLGWNALLDVPEEILFFQIAPGLLLGLFDAEKFDQDLQRGSTVREASGVTLAHNVDSEDAVRSTVATMRAAGGEVLTEPAPGEFGGIFHAHVADPNGVIWEIAHNPGWSVEADGTVRLG; encoded by the coding sequence ATGAGCCAGAACGTCCACTTCCTCACCCTCGCCACTCCCGATCTGGATGCCGCCCGCCGTTTCTATGTGGACGGCCTCGGCTGGAACGCGCTGCTTGACGTACCCGAGGAAATCCTGTTCTTTCAGATCGCGCCGGGGCTCCTGCTCGGTCTGTTCGACGCCGAGAAGTTCGATCAGGATCTGCAGCGTGGCAGCACCGTCCGCGAGGCGTCCGGCGTGACACTGGCGCACAACGTCGACAGCGAGGACGCCGTCCGCAGCACAGTCGCGACGATGCGCGCAGCCGGTGGTGAGGTGCTCACCGAGCCGGCGCCGGGCGAGTTCGGAGGCATCTTCCACGCGCACGTCGCCGATCCGAACGGAGTGATCTGGGAGATCGCGCACAACCCCGGCTGGTCCGTAGAGGCGGACGGCACCGTCCGTTTAGGCTGA
- a CDS encoding DeoR/GlpR family DNA-binding transcription regulator translates to MLAAERRARVLDAVLARGAVTVTDLSDALDVSPMTIRRDLDSLARAGHLDKVHGGATTRRSASAEEVGFDHKAGRERAEKEAIAELAANLVAPGMAIGLSAGTTTWALAHRLRRIPRLTVVTNSLRIADLLHGPPRPGEVAPAEVILTGGVRTASDALVGPVAVSSLERLHCDIVFLGVHGMDARAGLTTPNLLEAQTDRALVAAGRSAVVVADHTKWGTVGLTTILPLTEIDHLITDDGLPPEAVSALREAVADLRVAPPSAKD, encoded by the coding sequence GTGCTGGCAGCAGAGCGGCGTGCGCGCGTGCTCGACGCCGTCCTCGCCCGCGGTGCGGTCACTGTGACCGATCTGTCCGACGCTCTCGACGTGAGCCCCATGACTATCCGTCGCGATCTCGATTCGCTCGCGCGTGCCGGCCACCTGGACAAAGTGCACGGCGGTGCCACCACGCGGCGTAGCGCCAGCGCTGAAGAGGTCGGTTTCGACCACAAGGCGGGCCGCGAACGCGCAGAGAAGGAGGCGATCGCCGAGCTGGCAGCGAACCTCGTTGCGCCGGGTATGGCCATCGGCCTGTCCGCGGGGACGACGACCTGGGCGCTGGCGCATCGGTTGCGGCGAATCCCCCGCCTCACGGTGGTGACCAACTCGCTGCGGATTGCCGATCTGCTCCATGGGCCACCACGACCCGGTGAGGTTGCTCCAGCCGAGGTGATCCTCACCGGGGGCGTACGGACCGCCTCAGACGCCCTCGTGGGCCCGGTGGCCGTGTCCTCATTGGAGCGGCTGCATTGCGACATCGTCTTCCTGGGCGTGCACGGAATGGACGCGCGGGCCGGGCTCACCACCCCGAACCTGCTGGAGGCTCAGACGGACAGGGCGCTGGTGGCCGCCGGACGGTCCGCCGTCGTGGTGGCCGACCACACGAAATGGGGCACCGTCGGCCTGACGACTATTCTGCCGCTGACAGAGATCGATCACCTCATCACCGATGACGGCCTGCCGCCAGAAGCGGTGAGCGCGTTGCGTGAAGCTGTCGCTGACCTGCGGGTGGCTCCACCGAGCGCGAAAGACTGA
- the lnt gene encoding apolipoprotein N-acyltransferase: MSATVATAAPNPPSPARMLVPARALTLLAAALGGLLTDTAFPQRSWWPLAIVGMAVLVVALRRDSARWNALVAWVWGLAFFLPHIWWANAAVGVIPWLALSVAEAGVIAAGAAVWTWSRRAAWLRGRLLLPGVVFAVVWVVAEQLRQVWPFGGFPWGRLAFSQVDGPLLPFAAIAGAPAVSFVTALCGFWLAAAVIGLLMRRRASPDASCPASRGVIIGAGAGVAAILAVGLVIPTPTAAQTGTLRLGAVQGNVSEPGLGAFANAREVLTNHVNGTLELSEEVGTGTLDLVLWPENATDINPREDADAAAMLDDAASAIGTPILFGTDSYGLDADGNDARFNDMVLWEVGEGAVFSYAKQIPAAFAEYIPIRDFARIFSSAVDLVRTDIAPGTEIAVVPVDLPRLERTVQVATVICFEVAYDAVIREAVQGGAEVLFVPTNNASFGYTAESEQQLAMSQLRAVEHGRATVQISTVGVSGVIAADGTVLERTELFTHDTLTAELPLRSSLTVADRLGDWPIILATVLVACAFTLGLVTGRRRSGQ; the protein is encoded by the coding sequence GTGTCCGCCACCGTCGCTACTGCGGCCCCGAACCCTCCGTCGCCAGCGCGCATGCTCGTGCCGGCCCGGGCCCTGACGCTGCTCGCGGCGGCCCTGGGGGGTCTGCTCACCGATACAGCCTTCCCGCAGCGATCCTGGTGGCCGCTGGCGATCGTCGGCATGGCCGTGCTCGTCGTGGCGCTGCGCCGTGATTCCGCGCGGTGGAACGCGCTCGTGGCGTGGGTCTGGGGCCTGGCCTTCTTCCTCCCGCATATCTGGTGGGCCAATGCGGCGGTCGGGGTGATCCCATGGCTGGCGTTGAGCGTGGCCGAAGCGGGCGTCATCGCGGCAGGTGCAGCGGTGTGGACGTGGTCTCGACGGGCTGCATGGCTGCGTGGCCGCCTGCTCCTGCCCGGTGTCGTCTTCGCCGTGGTCTGGGTGGTGGCCGAACAACTGCGGCAGGTATGGCCATTCGGGGGCTTCCCATGGGGACGGCTCGCCTTCTCCCAGGTCGACGGTCCCCTTCTGCCGTTCGCTGCGATCGCGGGGGCTCCTGCGGTCTCCTTCGTGACGGCGCTGTGCGGTTTCTGGTTGGCGGCTGCCGTGATCGGACTGCTGATGCGCCGTCGAGCGTCGCCGGATGCATCCTGCCCAGCGAGTAGGGGCGTCATCATCGGGGCCGGGGCTGGCGTGGCGGCAATACTTGCCGTGGGGCTGGTAATCCCAACACCGACGGCGGCCCAAACCGGGACTCTGCGGCTGGGCGCGGTCCAGGGAAATGTCTCCGAACCGGGCCTTGGCGCGTTCGCGAACGCACGCGAGGTGCTCACCAACCATGTGAACGGCACCCTCGAACTGAGCGAGGAGGTCGGTACCGGCACGCTGGACCTGGTCTTGTGGCCGGAGAACGCCACCGACATCAACCCCCGCGAGGATGCCGATGCCGCCGCGATGCTCGATGATGCCGCCTCCGCGATCGGCACGCCGATCCTGTTCGGCACCGACTCCTATGGACTAGACGCAGACGGTAACGACGCCCGATTCAACGACATGGTGCTCTGGGAAGTGGGTGAGGGCGCCGTCTTCTCTTACGCCAAGCAAATCCCGGCGGCTTTCGCCGAGTACATCCCGATCCGGGATTTCGCGCGGATCTTCTCCTCGGCGGTGGATCTCGTACGCACGGACATCGCTCCAGGCACCGAGATCGCCGTGGTGCCGGTCGACCTGCCGCGTCTGGAGCGCACGGTGCAGGTGGCGACGGTGATCTGCTTCGAGGTGGCCTACGACGCAGTGATCCGCGAAGCAGTTCAGGGCGGGGCAGAGGTGCTCTTCGTACCCACCAACAACGCCTCGTTCGGATACACCGCCGAGAGTGAGCAGCAACTCGCCATGTCGCAACTGCGCGCCGTGGAGCATGGGCGCGCGACTGTACAGATCTCCACCGTAGGAGTCAGCGGCGTGATCGCCGCCGACGGGACGGTGCTTGAACGTACGGAGCTCTTCACCCATGACACGTTGACGGCGGAGCTGCCGTTGCGCAGTTCACTCACCGTGGCGGACCGGCTGGGGGACTGGCCGATCATCCTGGCCACGGTGCTGGTGGCGTGTGCCTTCACCCTCGGGCTGGTCACCGGGCGCCGCCGGAGCGGCCAGTGA
- a CDS encoding RNA polymerase-binding protein RbpA codes for MADRALRGTRIGANSMETEANVEFAPRIEAVYDCPDGRVIVIPFSAEAEIPPVWEAPGGGEALLRDADRPEPKPGKHVRTHWDMLLERRTVAELEDLLTERLQLLRSGQLRRRSA; via the coding sequence ATGGCTGATCGAGCATTACGCGGCACGAGGATCGGCGCGAACAGCATGGAGACGGAGGCGAACGTCGAGTTCGCCCCGCGTATCGAGGCGGTCTACGACTGCCCGGACGGTCGGGTGATCGTCATCCCGTTCTCCGCGGAGGCTGAGATTCCACCGGTATGGGAGGCGCCCGGAGGTGGCGAGGCGCTGCTGCGCGATGCCGATCGGCCCGAACCCAAGCCCGGCAAACATGTCCGCACCCACTGGGACATGTTGCTTGAGCGGCGCACGGTCGCCGAACTGGAGGATCTGCTGACCGAACGCTTGCAGTTGTTGCGCAGCGGTCAGCTGCGGCGCCGCAGTGCCTGA
- a CDS encoding Tat pathway signal sequence domain protein, translating to MVQISRRTMLASSAVASAGVALGAAVPAIAAPRGPAAPREPTEPAGPVDLRWLEQDIPEVLAAGVTWGVPWARGSVPGDQAFALHTDDGTVVPVQSWGTAWWPDGSLKWSAHAVSDASPLTDGYRLERGEPATPETALRVSENGGRVRVDTGVIVVDFAKAGDKVIRQITRDGRTIASDGRLVASRQNVPDTDRAEQISHESFRGMVDAVTVEQDGPIRAVIKVEGTHGRGANGWLPFVLRFALFAGSDGIRLVHTFFYDGDENQHFINGLGVEFSVPMHADLHDRHVRFTSAEGGVLAEAVRPITGLRRDPGAEAKAAQVAGEATPDTSTWDQRVTSRLHLIPAFGSYSISQLTAHGYQISKRTSVGHSWLTVDSGSRAGGLGYVGSPGGGLAFGLRNFWQLHPTELEVDGADTDTARATVWMWSPRASAMDVRFYHDGLGQDTYEEQLEGLNITYEDYEPGFGTPYGVARTSELTFWALAATPPAERLVELSRANAAPPLLVTSPEQVHGAGVFGSWTPVDRSTPARAEIEDRLDAIHTFHRQQVDQRSWYGFWDYGDVMHSYDADRHVWRYDIGGYAWDNSELSTDSWLWYHYLRTGDANAFRFAEAMTRHTGEVDVYHLGQWKGLGTRHNVMHWGDSAKQVRISNANYRRFYYFLTADERTGDLLHELVDSDRTYLVLNAGRKVDGSTGPYDPDPAALPLSKTTDWGAIAGAWLTEWERDGDPVARERLLASARSIAALPNGWAQQGGLYNLETAEFHGGEPGKVQVGSLSAVFGLIELMTEFLELVDEPEVKEKWVEFCRLYNASRKEQAEATGEHWGNLNLRQSYARATAYAAVALDDPELAERAWEEFRRGHAGYPQDHDFGSVIVEPPRVLKTVDEADLSTNANALYGLTAIQCMALIGDSLD from the coding sequence GTGGTTCAGATCAGTCGCCGCACGATGCTTGCCTCGTCCGCCGTCGCCAGTGCCGGTGTTGCCCTCGGGGCAGCAGTTCCAGCCATTGCGGCTCCCCGTGGACCCGCGGCCCCGCGCGAACCCACCGAACCTGCTGGTCCGGTGGACCTGCGCTGGCTCGAGCAGGACATCCCGGAGGTTCTTGCGGCTGGCGTGACCTGGGGCGTTCCGTGGGCGCGCGGGAGTGTTCCCGGAGATCAGGCGTTCGCCCTGCACACCGATGACGGCACTGTCGTCCCCGTGCAGAGTTGGGGTACCGCTTGGTGGCCCGACGGGTCGCTGAAGTGGAGCGCTCACGCCGTCAGCGATGCGAGCCCGCTCACCGATGGGTACCGATTGGAACGCGGGGAGCCGGCTACTCCGGAGACCGCACTGCGGGTGAGTGAGAACGGCGGCCGGGTTCGCGTGGATACCGGCGTGATCGTCGTGGACTTCGCCAAGGCCGGTGACAAGGTGATCCGCCAGATCACCCGGGACGGCCGGACCATCGCCAGCGACGGTCGGTTGGTGGCGTCCCGGCAGAATGTCCCGGACACTGACCGCGCAGAGCAGATCTCGCACGAGTCGTTCCGCGGGATGGTGGACGCTGTCACGGTGGAGCAGGATGGGCCGATCCGCGCGGTGATCAAGGTGGAGGGCACCCATGGCCGGGGCGCGAACGGATGGCTGCCGTTCGTGCTGAGGTTCGCTCTCTTCGCCGGATCCGACGGGATCCGCCTGGTGCACACCTTCTTCTACGACGGAGACGAGAACCAGCATTTCATCAATGGACTCGGGGTGGAGTTCTCCGTGCCCATGCACGCGGACCTGCACGACCGGCACGTGAGGTTCACCAGCGCCGAGGGTGGTGTGCTGGCCGAGGCGGTGCGTCCGATCACCGGGTTGCGCCGTGATCCTGGTGCCGAGGCCAAGGCGGCGCAGGTGGCCGGTGAAGCCACCCCGGACACGAGTACGTGGGATCAGCGCGTGACCAGCCGTCTGCACCTGATCCCGGCGTTCGGTAGCTACAGCATCAGCCAGCTCACTGCTCACGGGTACCAGATCAGCAAGCGCACCTCGGTCGGGCATTCCTGGCTGACCGTGGATTCAGGCAGTCGGGCCGGTGGCCTCGGGTACGTCGGCAGCCCCGGCGGTGGTCTCGCCTTCGGGCTGCGAAACTTCTGGCAGTTGCACCCCACCGAGCTGGAGGTGGACGGGGCCGACACCGACACCGCCCGCGCCACAGTATGGATGTGGTCACCGCGTGCCTCTGCGATGGATGTGCGCTTCTACCACGACGGTCTGGGGCAGGACACCTATGAGGAGCAGCTCGAGGGTCTGAACATCACCTACGAGGATTACGAACCGGGTTTCGGCACTCCGTACGGTGTGGCCCGCACCAGCGAGCTGACGTTCTGGGCACTCGCGGCGACACCGCCAGCGGAGCGGCTGGTCGAGCTCAGCCGCGCGAACGCGGCGCCGCCACTGCTGGTGACCTCGCCAGAACAGGTGCACGGTGCCGGCGTCTTCGGATCGTGGACACCGGTCGATCGGTCTACCCCGGCGCGTGCCGAGATCGAGGACCGCCTGGACGCGATCCACACCTTCCACCGGCAGCAGGTAGACCAGCGGTCCTGGTACGGGTTCTGGGACTACGGCGATGTGATGCACTCCTACGACGCCGATCGGCACGTGTGGCGGTACGACATCGGCGGGTACGCGTGGGACAACTCCGAGCTCTCCACTGATTCCTGGCTCTGGTACCACTACCTGCGCACCGGGGACGCGAATGCCTTTCGGTTCGCGGAGGCGATGACCCGGCACACCGGGGAGGTCGACGTCTATCACCTCGGCCAGTGGAAAGGTCTCGGCACCCGGCACAACGTGATGCACTGGGGTGATAGCGCCAAACAGGTGCGGATCTCGAACGCGAACTACCGCCGGTTCTACTACTTCCTCACGGCCGATGAGCGTACCGGTGACCTGCTGCACGAACTCGTCGACTCCGACCGGACCTACCTGGTGCTCAACGCCGGCCGCAAGGTGGACGGGTCGACGGGGCCGTACGACCCGGACCCGGCCGCTCTGCCACTCAGCAAGACCACGGACTGGGGTGCGATCGCCGGGGCATGGCTGACCGAGTGGGAACGCGATGGTGACCCGGTGGCGCGGGAACGACTACTGGCGAGCGCTCGCTCGATTGCGGCTCTGCCGAACGGCTGGGCGCAGCAGGGCGGTCTCTACAATCTGGAGACTGCCGAGTTTCACGGCGGCGAACCGGGGAAGGTGCAAGTCGGTTCATTGAGTGCGGTGTTCGGCCTCATTGAGTTGATGACGGAGTTCCTCGAGCTGGTGGATGAACCGGAGGTCAAGGAGAAGTGGGTGGAATTCTGCCGCCTGTACAACGCCAGCCGGAAGGAGCAAGCCGAGGCCACCGGTGAGCATTGGGGCAACCTGAACCTCCGGCAGTCCTACGCCCGGGCCACTGCGTACGCAGCGGTCGCGCTGGACGATCCGGAACTCGCGGAGCGAGCATGGGAGGAGTTCCGGCGTGGTCATGCCGGCTACCCGCAGGACCATGATTTCGGTTCGGTCATCGTTGAGCCCCCGCGGGTGCTCAAGACCGTGGACGAGGCGGACCTCAGCACGAACGCCAACGCACTGTATGGCCTGACGGCGATTCAATGTATGGCGCTGATCGGGGACAGCCTGGACTAA
- a CDS encoding polyprenol monophosphomannose synthase translates to MTRTLVIIPTYNERHSLPDTLTRTRRAAPGADVLVVDDGSPDGTGRWAAERSLADPAVHVLHRPQKAGLGRAYVAGFTWALDRDYDLVVEMDADGSHHPEDLPRLLTAVASGAELAIGSRWIPGGRTVNWPWYRQYLSRGANAYANAAIGLGVHDATAGFRVFTAAILRRIKLTEVNSQGYCFQVDMTRRVRELGGTITEVPITFTERLEGTSKMSRAIVVEALWRTTAWGAERRSRQWRQWWGRATQALRRRS, encoded by the coding sequence GTGACGCGGACGTTGGTGATCATTCCCACGTACAACGAGCGGCATTCGCTCCCGGACACCCTGACCCGCACCCGCAGGGCGGCACCGGGGGCCGACGTGCTCGTGGTGGACGACGGTAGTCCGGACGGCACTGGGCGGTGGGCGGCGGAGCGGTCTCTTGCCGACCCGGCCGTCCATGTGCTCCACCGGCCGCAGAAAGCGGGTCTGGGGCGCGCCTATGTGGCCGGGTTCACCTGGGCCCTTGATCGTGACTACGACCTCGTGGTGGAGATGGACGCCGACGGGTCCCATCATCCGGAGGATCTGCCTCGACTATTAACCGCCGTGGCCTCAGGCGCAGAGCTGGCCATCGGTTCGAGATGGATACCGGGGGGCCGCACCGTCAACTGGCCCTGGTATCGGCAGTACCTGAGCCGCGGCGCCAACGCCTATGCGAACGCGGCGATCGGGCTCGGGGTCCACGACGCAACGGCCGGCTTCCGGGTGTTCACCGCAGCCATCCTTCGGCGCATCAAGCTCACGGAGGTGAATTCGCAGGGGTACTGCTTCCAGGTGGACATGACCCGGCGGGTCCGCGAACTGGGCGGGACGATTACCGAGGTGCCGATCACCTTCACTGAACGACTCGAGGGCACCTCGAAGATGAGCCGTGCGATCGTCGTGGAGGCCCTCTGGCGCACCACTGCCTGGGGCGCCGAAAGGCGCTCCAGGCAGTGGCGTCAGTGGTGGGGGCGTGCTACTCAGGCACTGCGGCGCCGCAGCTGA